One window of Populus nigra chromosome 5, ddPopNigr1.1, whole genome shotgun sequence genomic DNA carries:
- the LOC133693138 gene encoding probable CoA ligase CCL5 gives MADNNNLTIDPRSGFCKSNSVFYSKRKPIPLPLTDFLDVTTFISSRPHHGKTAFIDAATGRHLSFKDLWKAVDSVSTCLYDMGIRKGHVILLLSPNSIFFPIVCLSVMSLGAVITTTNPLNTPREIAKQIANSKPSLAFTTPELLAKLTESNSNLTIILIDDGITDASTKTNAKIVTTLSEMVKKEPSGIRVREQVNQDDTATLLYSSGTTGESKGVVSSHKNLIAMVQTIVERFRLNEGDHKFICTVPMFHIYGLAAFATGILAAGSTVIVLSKFEMGEMLSTIVKYRATYLPLVPPILVALINGADQIRERYDLSSLNFVLSGGAPLSKEMVEGFSEKYPGVTILQGYGLTESAGIGASTDTLEESRRYGTAGLLSPNTEAKIVDPESGKALLVNQTGELWLRAPSVMKGYFSNAEATSSTIDSEGWLRTGDLCYIDDDGFIFVVDRLKELIKYKGYQVPPAELEALLLTHPEISDAAVIPFPDEQVGQFPMAYVVRKAGSNLSEKAVMDFIAGQVAPYKRIRRVAYVAAIPKNPSGKILRKDLIKLATSKL, from the exons ATGGCAGACAATAACAACCTCACAATCGACCCAAGAAGCGGCTTTTGCAAATCAAACTCTGTTTTCTACAGCAAACGCAAGCCAATCCCACTCCCACTAACTGACTTCCTAGACGTCACCACCTTCATCTCCTCCCGTCCTCACCACGGCAAAACAGCCTTCATCGACGCAGCTACCGGCCGCCACCTCTCCTTCAAAGACCTATGGAAAGCAGTAGATTCCGTTTCCACTTGTCTCTACGACATGGGAATCCGCAAAGGCCACGTCATCCTCTTACTTTCTCCGAACTCCATCTTCTTCCCCATCGTTTGCCTCTCCGTCATGTCTTTAGGCGCTGTAATTACCACTACTAATCCTCTCAATACTCCTCGTGAAATCGCTAAACAAATTGCCAACTCGAAACCTTCACTCGCTTTCACTACTCCTGAACTCCTTGCCAAACTCACCGAGTCAAACTCAAACCTCACCATCATCCTCATAGACGATGGGATCACTGATGCCTCCACTAAAACAAACGCCAAAATTGTGACAACATTAAGTGAAATGGTAAAAAAAGAACCAAGTGGGATCCGAGTTAGAGAGCAAGTCAACCAGGATGACACAGCGACGCTACTCTACTCTTCAGGCACAACAGGAGAAAGCAAAGGTGTGGTGTCCTCACACAAGAACTTAATCGCTATGGTACAAACGATTGTTGAACGGTTTAGATTAAACGAAGGAGATCACAAATTTATCTGTACGGTCCCGATGTTTCACATCTACGGTTTAGCAGCGTTTGCCACAGGAATTCTGGCAGCAGGGTCAACGGTCATCGTTCTCTCAAAATTCGAAATGGGGGAGATGTTATCGACGATTGTGAAATACCGGGCCACTTATTTACCACTTGTGCCGCCGATACTAGTAGCGCTGATCAACGGGGCTGATCAGATACGGGAGAGGTATGATTTGAGTtcgttgaattttgttttatcagGCGGAGCTCCATTGAGTAAGGAAATGGTTGAAGGGTTTTCGGAGAAGTATCCAGGGGTTACGATTTTACAAGGTTATGGGCTCACTGAATCGGCGGGGATTGGTGCTTCGACGGATACGTTGGAGGAGAGTAGGAGGTATGGTACGGCAGGTCTATTGTCGCCGAACACGGAGGCCAAGATTGTGGACCCGGAGAGTGGTAAAGCTTTGCTGGTGAACCAGACCGGTGAGCTTTGGCTTCGAGCTCCTTCTGTCATGAAAG GTTACTTTAGTAACGCTGAAGCTACTTCATCAACTATTGATTCAGAGGGGTGGTTAAGAACAGGAGATCTCTGCTACATTGATGATGATGGCTTCATTTTCGTGGTTGATCGGTTAAAGGAGCTGATTAAATACAAGGGTTATCAG GTCCCTCCGGCAGAACTAGAGGCATTGCTACTAACTCACCCAGAGATTTCTGATGCTGCTGTAATACC GTTTCCTGACGAGCAGGTCGGGCAGTTCCCCATGGCTTACGTGGTAAGAAAAGCTGGAAGTAATTTATCCGAGAAAGCTGTCATGGATTTCATAGCAGGACAG GTGGCGCCATACAAAAGAATTCGGAGAGTCGCATACGTTGCTGCCATACCTAAGAATCCGTCTGGCAAGATTCTCCGAAAGGATCTTATCAAGCTCGCAACCTCCAAGCTCTGA